One window of Saccharopolyspora phatthalungensis genomic DNA carries:
- a CDS encoding xanthine dehydrogenase family protein molybdopterin-binding subunit → MTVTTSLIGAPVDRIDGAEKVRGAALYAAEHPVERPVYVFPLQAAIALGRVTGIDASAAIAEPDVVDVLTHENAPRLASAQDAELAILQSPEVAFRGQFIGAVLAETAEVARRAASLVRLSYEQLTHDVELHPARADLVRPGEVNGGFPTDTADGDVDGALATAAVVLDATYTTPQEHNNPLEPHTTIAMWTDDELTLYDSTQGVHWVRDAIATLFGLDPESVHVVCPHAGGGFGSKGLPHAHVVLAAMAARLVTPRPAKLVLTRQQMFSVVGYRTGTIQRIRLGSDSTGQLTAISHDVVEQTSRIKEFAEQTAVPTRVMYAAPNRRTTHRLAELDVPAPTWMRAPGEAPGMFGLEVAVDEMAIACGLDPIEFRIRNEPDTDPETGRPFSSRNLVACLQEGARRFGWPERNPRPRTHRDGPWLVGTGVAASTYPVFSMPGSRATIRARPDGRYRVLIGAADIGTGAWTALTQIAADALDVEMSDVMLSIGDTDLPYASGAGGSTGIMCWGSAIVDAARKLRAELPIGEPIPDEGVEITGTLPDNPYAGQLAMHSFGAQFAEVKVHTGTGEVRVPRLLGIFAIGQMINAKTGRSQLLGGMTMGLSMALHEHSVVDPRFGHVVNHDFAEYHIPTNADIGSIEADWIDEHDPYVNPMGAKGIGEIGIVGTAAAIANAAYHATGIRVRDVPITLDKFLA, encoded by the coding sequence ATGACCGTCACGACCAGCCTGATAGGCGCACCGGTCGACCGCATCGACGGCGCCGAGAAGGTCCGGGGCGCCGCGCTGTACGCCGCCGAGCACCCGGTCGAGCGGCCGGTGTACGTGTTCCCATTGCAGGCCGCCATCGCACTGGGCCGGGTCACCGGCATCGACGCCTCGGCGGCGATCGCCGAACCGGATGTGGTGGACGTGCTGACCCACGAGAACGCGCCCCGGCTGGCCTCGGCCCAGGACGCCGAACTGGCGATCCTACAGTCGCCCGAGGTCGCCTTCCGCGGGCAGTTCATCGGCGCGGTGCTGGCCGAAACCGCTGAAGTCGCACGGCGCGCGGCGAGCCTGGTGCGGCTGAGTTACGAACAGCTCACCCATGACGTCGAGCTCCACCCGGCCCGTGCGGACCTGGTCCGGCCCGGCGAGGTCAACGGCGGCTTCCCGACCGACACCGCCGATGGGGATGTGGACGGCGCACTGGCCACCGCGGCGGTCGTCCTCGACGCCACCTACACCACCCCGCAGGAGCACAACAATCCGCTGGAGCCGCACACCACCATCGCGATGTGGACCGACGACGAGCTCACCCTCTACGACTCTACCCAGGGCGTGCACTGGGTGCGCGACGCCATCGCGACGCTGTTCGGCCTGGATCCGGAGTCGGTCCACGTGGTGTGCCCGCACGCCGGTGGCGGATTCGGCTCGAAGGGGCTGCCGCACGCGCACGTGGTGCTGGCCGCGATGGCCGCGCGGCTCGTCACCCCGCGCCCGGCGAAGCTTGTGCTGACCCGACAGCAGATGTTCTCGGTGGTCGGCTACCGCACCGGCACCATTCAGCGGATCCGCCTCGGCAGCGACTCGACCGGACAGTTGACCGCGATCAGCCACGACGTGGTGGAGCAGACCTCCCGCATCAAGGAGTTCGCCGAGCAGACCGCCGTGCCGACTCGCGTCATGTACGCCGCACCGAACCGCCGCACCACCCACCGGCTCGCCGAACTCGACGTTCCGGCGCCGACGTGGATGCGGGCCCCAGGGGAGGCACCGGGCATGTTCGGGCTGGAGGTCGCCGTGGACGAGATGGCGATCGCCTGCGGGCTGGACCCCATTGAGTTCCGCATCCGCAACGAACCGGACACCGATCCCGAAACCGGTCGGCCGTTCTCCAGCCGGAACCTGGTCGCCTGCCTGCAAGAGGGAGCTCGGCGGTTCGGCTGGCCGGAGCGGAACCCGAGACCGCGCACCCACCGCGACGGGCCCTGGCTGGTGGGCACCGGCGTGGCCGCCTCGACCTATCCGGTGTTCAGCATGCCGGGCTCGCGCGCCACCATCCGGGCCCGGCCGGACGGCCGGTACCGGGTGCTCATCGGGGCCGCCGACATCGGCACCGGGGCCTGGACCGCGCTGACCCAGATCGCCGCCGACGCGCTGGACGTCGAGATGTCCGACGTGATGCTGAGCATCGGCGACACCGACCTGCCGTATGCCTCCGGCGCCGGCGGCTCGACCGGGATCATGTGCTGGGGCTCGGCGATCGTGGACGCGGCGCGCAAGCTGCGTGCGGAACTGCCCATCGGGGAACCGATCCCGGACGAGGGCGTGGAGATCACCGGGACGCTCCCGGACAACCCGTACGCGGGTCAGCTGGCCATGCACAGCTTCGGTGCGCAGTTCGCCGAGGTCAAGGTGCACACCGGCACCGGGGAGGTGCGGGTACCGCGGCTGCTGGGGATCTTCGCGATCGGCCAGATGATCAACGCCAAGACCGGCCGCTCACAGCTGCTCGGTGGAATGACCATGGGGCTGTCGATGGCGCTGCACGAGCACAGCGTCGTGGACCCCCGGTTCGGTCACGTGGTCAACCACGACTTCGCGGAGTACCACATCCCGACCAATGCCGATATCGGCAGCATCGAGGCGGACTGGATCGACGAGCACGACCCGTACGTGAACCCGATGGGAGCCAAGGGAATCGGTGAGATCGGCATCGTGGGCACCGCGGCGGCGATAGCCAACGCCGCGTATCACGCCACCGGGATCCGAGTCCGGGACGTTCCCATCACCCTGGACAAGTTCCTGGCCTGA
- a CDS encoding VOC family protein, translating into MSVQLNHTIVATSDKVAGARFLADLLGLPAPEPFGPFMCVQTGNDVSLDYLETGDAIVPQHYAFLISEEEFDEIFGRIKAQELAYWAGPRHQEPGRINTRDGGRGVYFDDPDGHILEILTRPYGSGG; encoded by the coding sequence ATGTCCGTTCAGCTCAACCACACGATCGTCGCCACCTCGGACAAGGTCGCCGGCGCACGGTTCCTGGCCGACCTGCTCGGCCTGCCGGCCCCGGAGCCCTTCGGTCCGTTCATGTGTGTGCAGACCGGCAACGACGTGTCCCTGGACTACCTGGAGACCGGGGACGCGATCGTCCCGCAGCACTATGCGTTCCTGATCAGCGAGGAGGAGTTCGACGAGATCTTCGGGCGGATCAAGGCGCAGGAGCTGGCGTACTGGGCGGGTCCGAGGCATCAGGAGCCCGGGCGGATCAACACCCGGGACGGCGGCCGTGGCGTCTACTTCGACGACCCCGACGGCCACATCCTGGAAATCCTCACCCGGCCCTACGGCAGCGGCGGGTAG
- a CDS encoding purine-cytosine permease family protein produces the protein MALDVERSEVPHTLDEPAPRTLGVLDQGAFWGNLGVSLLGFSGALAVLAPSGVPQLSFLAAVTACVVGTVLGSIMVGIAAIPGARTGAPSMMLLRGLFGTKLSYLPTVLNILQLVGWGTFELLVIAQGAEALFGGGPQWLYVLVAGVLTTALTLRPLGALRLLRRYVSIAVAIAMVYFFVQLLRHPLPDMNTGSWQGFWPGADAALAVAVSWIPVASDYSRHSKSAAGAFTAATLGYSVTQIACYLLGLLGLAMVGGDADKAFDPLLAVPLGVIFFGILVLREVDQSFADIYSTAVSIQNLRPSTDRRLLSLGVGAMTTLLALTLDISQFSNFLLLIGSVFVPMFGVLAVDYFAHGRRRTWDLSQRAPSRWGMLVAWLLGFAVFQLINPGELGWWSKLWTDVQAVLGFTPPTWMSASIASFLTAALAAGVIGAFRRR, from the coding sequence ATGGCGCTTGACGTCGAACGTTCCGAAGTTCCGCACACCCTCGATGAACCGGCGCCCAGGACGTTGGGCGTGCTCGACCAGGGTGCGTTCTGGGGCAATCTCGGCGTGAGCCTGCTCGGTTTCAGCGGCGCGCTGGCAGTGCTCGCACCGAGCGGCGTGCCGCAGCTTTCCTTCCTCGCCGCCGTCACGGCGTGCGTGGTCGGCACGGTGCTGGGCAGCATCATGGTCGGCATCGCGGCGATTCCCGGTGCGCGCACCGGCGCGCCATCGATGATGTTGCTGCGCGGGCTTTTCGGCACCAAGTTGTCGTACCTGCCGACCGTGCTGAACATCCTGCAACTGGTCGGCTGGGGGACCTTCGAGCTGCTGGTGATCGCGCAGGGCGCGGAGGCGCTGTTCGGCGGCGGCCCGCAATGGTTGTACGTGCTGGTGGCCGGGGTGCTGACCACCGCGCTCACGTTGCGCCCACTCGGTGCCCTGCGCCTGCTGCGTCGTTACGTCAGCATCGCCGTGGCGATCGCGATGGTGTACTTCTTCGTCCAGTTGCTGCGTCACCCGCTGCCGGACATGAACACCGGCTCCTGGCAGGGGTTCTGGCCCGGCGCGGACGCCGCGCTGGCGGTCGCGGTGTCCTGGATCCCGGTCGCCTCGGACTACTCCCGGCACTCGAAGTCCGCGGCGGGCGCCTTCACCGCCGCGACGCTGGGTTATTCGGTCACCCAGATCGCTTGCTACCTGCTGGGCTTGCTCGGGTTGGCGATGGTCGGCGGTGATGCGGACAAGGCGTTCGATCCGCTGCTGGCGGTGCCGCTCGGGGTGATCTTCTTCGGGATCCTGGTGCTGCGCGAGGTCGACCAGTCCTTCGCCGACATCTACTCGACCGCGGTGTCGATCCAGAACCTGCGGCCCAGCACGGACCGCCGGCTACTGAGCCTGGGCGTCGGCGCGATGACGACGCTGTTGGCGCTGACGCTGGACATCTCCCAGTTCTCAAACTTCCTGCTGCTGATCGGATCGGTGTTCGTGCCGATGTTCGGCGTGCTGGCGGTCGACTACTTCGCGCATGGCCGCCGCCGGACCTGGGACCTGTCGCAGCGCGCACCGTCTCGCTGGGGAATGCTGGTGGCCTGGCTGCTCGGCTTCGCGGTGTTCCAACTGATCAACCCCGGCGAGCTCGGCTGGTGGTCGAAGCTCTGGACCGATGTGCAGGCCGTGCTGGGCTTCACCCCGCCGACCTGGATGAGCGCCTCCATCGCGTCCTTCCTCACCGCCGCCCTGGCGGCCGGGGTCATCGGTGCTTTCCGCCGCCGCTGA
- a CDS encoding family 2 encapsulin nanocompartment cargo protein polyprenyl transferase: MATMQQDANKAGAAYEALTRSRAMVEPALRAAVDRLPTRMQQVSGYHLGWWDEHGNPVRADRGKALRPTMVLLAATAVGGDPAVAVPAAVAVELVHNFSLLHDDVLDGDVTRRHRPTAWTVFGSGPAILAGDAMLSLASDVLSSCKHPKAAAAIRTLSTAVLNLINGQTADLAFEDRPNVELAECQRMAHDKTAALLGCACALGALFGGGTTEQIARLRSFGERLGLAFQHIDDLLGIWGDPAITGKPVFSDLRTRKKSLPVVSALTSGTTAGQRLASLYLREQPLSGSDLAQSAELIALAGGRTWSRNQADELLAAALSDLRRSDPTPRAAEELSALAQLMTHRDH, from the coding sequence ATGGCCACCATGCAGCAGGATGCCAATAAGGCGGGTGCGGCCTACGAAGCTTTGACACGTAGCCGTGCGATGGTCGAGCCCGCCCTGCGGGCCGCGGTCGACCGGTTGCCCACCCGGATGCAGCAGGTCTCCGGATACCACCTCGGTTGGTGGGACGAGCACGGCAATCCGGTTCGCGCCGACCGGGGTAAGGCGTTGCGGCCCACGATGGTGCTGCTCGCGGCCACCGCTGTCGGTGGCGATCCCGCGGTCGCGGTGCCCGCCGCCGTCGCGGTGGAGTTGGTGCACAACTTCTCGCTGCTGCACGACGATGTGCTGGACGGTGACGTCACCAGGAGACACCGCCCCACGGCGTGGACGGTGTTCGGCAGTGGACCAGCCATCCTCGCCGGCGACGCGATGCTGTCGTTGGCTTCCGATGTCTTGAGCTCGTGCAAACATCCCAAAGCGGCCGCTGCGATACGAACGCTGAGCACCGCCGTGCTGAACCTGATCAACGGTCAGACCGCGGACCTCGCCTTCGAGGACCGGCCCAACGTGGAGCTGGCCGAATGCCAGCGGATGGCCCACGACAAAACCGCCGCACTGCTGGGCTGCGCCTGCGCGCTCGGCGCATTGTTCGGCGGCGGCACGACCGAGCAGATCGCCCGGCTGCGCAGCTTCGGCGAGCGGCTTGGGCTGGCGTTCCAACACATCGACGACCTGTTGGGCATCTGGGGCGATCCGGCGATCACCGGCAAACCGGTGTTCTCCGACCTGCGCACCCGCAAGAAGTCCCTTCCGGTAGTGTCCGCGCTGACCTCCGGCACCACGGCCGGTCAGCGGCTGGCCAGTCTCTACCTCCGCGAGCAGCCGCTGTCCGGCAGCGATCTGGCCCAATCCGCCGAGCTGATCGCGTTGGCAGGCGGCCGCACCTGGAGCCGGAACCAGGCCGACGAGCTTCTGGCCGCCGCCCTGAGCGACTTGCGCCGCTCGGACCCGACCCCACGTGCGGCCGAAGAACTCAGTGCCTTGGCCCAGCTGATGACCCACCGGGATCACTGA
- a CDS encoding family 2B encapsulin nanocompartment shell protein encodes MTVTEPDLGAVEQAALSLTTAAARKLSTTTKSQPQMQGTTSRWLLRMLPWMDVSAGTYRVNRRLTYAVGDGRITFTNTGSDVRVIPQELAELPLLRGFDDDSVLGALADRFVQREFEPGQVIATAGQSADEVVLIAHGKVNKIGAGEYGDDTVLSVLADGEFFGARVLAPHQYTWDHTYKAVTQCITLTLTTQALQELNNQFDRLRAHIANNHDNPAPPQNKHGEAAIDIASGHAGEPTLAGTYVDYELAPREYELSVAQTVLRVHTRVADLYNQPMNQTEQQLRLTIEALRERQEHELINNRDFGLLHNADLRQRIHTRSGPPTPDDLDELLSRRRKTRFFLAHPRTIAAFGRECNRRGIYPQTTEVQDRQVHAWRGVPFLPSDKIPISDSGTSSILAMRTGEEDHGVVGLRQTGIPDEYQPGLNVRFMGINDQAVISYLVSAYFSAAVLVPDALGVLERVEIAR; translated from the coding sequence GTGACCGTGACAGAGCCGGACCTCGGCGCCGTAGAACAGGCCGCACTGAGCCTGACCACCGCGGCGGCGCGGAAGCTGTCGACGACGACCAAATCCCAGCCGCAGATGCAGGGCACCACCTCACGATGGCTGCTTCGAATGCTGCCGTGGATGGACGTCTCGGCGGGCACGTATCGGGTCAACCGCCGGTTGACCTACGCCGTCGGGGACGGGCGGATCACCTTCACGAACACCGGTTCCGATGTTCGCGTCATCCCGCAGGAACTCGCCGAACTGCCGCTGCTGCGCGGTTTCGACGACGACTCGGTGCTGGGCGCGTTGGCCGACCGGTTCGTGCAGCGCGAGTTCGAGCCGGGTCAGGTGATCGCGACCGCCGGGCAATCAGCGGACGAGGTCGTGCTCATCGCGCACGGCAAGGTCAACAAGATCGGCGCCGGCGAGTACGGCGACGACACCGTGCTCAGCGTGCTCGCCGATGGCGAATTCTTCGGCGCCCGGGTGTTGGCCCCTCATCAATACACTTGGGACCACACGTACAAGGCGGTCACCCAGTGCATCACCCTCACACTGACCACCCAGGCGTTGCAGGAGTTGAACAACCAGTTCGACCGGCTGCGGGCGCACATCGCCAACAACCACGACAATCCCGCGCCGCCACAGAACAAACACGGTGAAGCCGCCATCGATATCGCCTCCGGGCACGCCGGCGAGCCCACACTGGCCGGAACCTATGTGGACTACGAACTGGCGCCCCGGGAGTACGAACTCAGCGTGGCACAAACGGTTCTGCGCGTGCACACCCGCGTTGCCGACCTCTACAACCAGCCGATGAACCAGACCGAGCAACAGCTGCGGCTGACCATCGAAGCGCTGCGCGAACGACAAGAGCACGAGCTGATCAACAACCGCGACTTCGGCCTGCTACACAACGCCGACCTCCGCCAGCGCATCCACACCCGCAGCGGCCCGCCCACCCCCGACGACCTCGACGAACTGCTCTCCCGCCGCCGCAAGACGCGGTTCTTCCTGGCCCACCCCCGAACCATCGCCGCGTTCGGCCGGGAGTGCAATCGCCGCGGCATCTACCCGCAGACCACCGAGGTCCAGGACCGCCAGGTGCACGCCTGGCGGGGCGTGCCGTTCCTGCCCAGCGACAAGATCCCGATCAGCGACAGCGGCACGAGTTCGATCCTGGCGATGCGCACCGGCGAGGAGGACCACGGGGTCGTCGGCCTCCGGCAGACCGGCATCCCCGACGAGTACCAGCCCGGCCTCAACGTCCGGTTCATGGGCATCAACGACCAGGCGGTGATCTCCTACCTGGTCAGCGCCTACTTCTCGGCCGCGGTACTGGTCCCGGACGCGCTCGGCGTCCTCGAACGCGTCGAAATCGCCCGCTGA
- a CDS encoding family 2B encapsulin nanocompartment shell protein, translated as MTVTDPLNPGETEAPQLSLSTAAARNLATTTKSVPQMQGITSRWLLRMLPWVQAAGGAYRVNRRLSYTLGDGRVTFTNTGADVRVIPQELQELPLLRGFDDDATLRALADRFVQQEFEPGQVIATAGQPADEVVLIAHGKVNKIGTGEYGDDTVLSMLADGEFFGAQALAEESSTWEATFKAVTPCTVLSLRQQDFRDMNGSSEPLREHIRNTLSGPKRPHNVHGEADIEIASGHAGEPALAGTYVDYELAPREYELSVAQTVLRVHSRVADLYNQPMNQTEQQLRLTIEALRERQEEELINNRDFGLLHNADLRQRIHTRSGPPTPDDLDELLALVWKDPGFFLAHPRTIAAIGQECSKRGLYPQSIDLNGHQVPAWRGVPILPCNKLHVSKTRTSSIVLMRTGEENQGVIGLHQTGIPDEYRPGLSVRFMGVNDQAVISYLVSAYYSAAILVPDAIGVLEHVELGRES; from the coding sequence GTGACTGTGACGGATCCGCTCAACCCGGGCGAGACCGAAGCGCCGCAGTTGAGCCTGAGCACGGCGGCGGCGCGGAATCTGGCCACCACGACCAAGTCCGTCCCGCAGATGCAGGGCATCACCTCGCGTTGGCTCCTGCGCATGCTGCCGTGGGTGCAGGCGGCCGGCGGCGCCTACCGGGTCAACCGACGGCTGAGCTACACCCTCGGCGATGGTCGGGTCACCTTCACCAACACCGGTGCCGACGTGCGGGTCATCCCGCAGGAATTGCAAGAACTCCCGCTGCTTCGCGGATTCGATGACGACGCCACGCTGCGCGCCCTGGCGGATCGTTTCGTGCAGCAGGAATTCGAGCCGGGTCAGGTGATCGCGACCGCCGGGCAGCCAGCGGATGAGGTCGTGCTCATCGCGCACGGCAAGGTCAACAAGATCGGCACCGGCGAGTACGGTGACGACACCGTGCTGAGCATGCTCGCCGACGGCGAGTTCTTCGGCGCGCAGGCCCTGGCCGAAGAATCGTCCACCTGGGAGGCGACCTTCAAGGCGGTCACCCCCTGCACCGTGCTTTCCTTGCGGCAACAGGACTTCCGGGACATGAACGGCAGTTCCGAACCGCTGCGAGAGCACATCCGGAACACACTGTCCGGCCCGAAGCGCCCGCACAACGTGCACGGCGAAGCGGACATCGAGATCGCCTCCGGGCACGCCGGCGAGCCCGCGCTGGCCGGAACCTATGTGGACTACGAACTGGCGCCCCGGGAGTACGAACTCAGCGTGGCACAAACGGTTCTGCGCGTGCACAGCCGCGTTGCCGACCTCTACAACCAGCCGATGAACCAGACCGAGCAACAGCTCCGGCTGACCATCGAAGCGCTGCGCGAACGGCAAGAAGAAGAACTGATCAACAACCGCGACTTCGGCCTGCTGCACAACGCCGACCTCCGCCAGCGCATCCACACCCGCAGCGGCCCGCCCACCCCCGACGACCTCGACGAGCTGCTGGCGCTCGTGTGGAAGGATCCCGGGTTCTTCCTCGCCCACCCGCGCACCATCGCGGCGATCGGGCAGGAATGCAGCAAACGCGGCCTGTACCCGCAGAGCATCGACCTCAACGGTCACCAGGTGCCCGCCTGGCGCGGCGTGCCGATCCTGCCGTGCAACAAGCTGCACGTCAGCAAGACCCGCACCAGTTCCATCGTGCTGATGCGCACCGGCGAGGAAAACCAGGGCGTCATCGGCCTGCACCAGACCGGGATCCCGGACGAGTACCGGCCCGGCCTGTCGGTGCGCTTCATGGGCGTCAACGACCAGGCGGTTATCTCGTACCTGGTCAGTGCCTACTACTCGGCGGCGATCCTGGTACCCGACGCGATCGGAGTGCTCGAACACGTCGAACTCGGCCGGGAGAGCTGA
- a CDS encoding helix-turn-helix domain-containing protein produces MKWNLRLVAAQRGIWKATELQRMLAERGLVISAGKMSGLWSKTPASLKLDDLDIICAVLRCDVGELLVAEQRQTSACSETIAGGVE; encoded by the coding sequence GTGAAATGGAACTTGCGACTGGTCGCGGCCCAGCGCGGCATCTGGAAGGCCACCGAGCTGCAGCGGATGCTCGCTGAGCGAGGCCTGGTGATCTCCGCCGGGAAGATGTCCGGGCTGTGGTCGAAGACCCCGGCCAGCCTGAAGTTGGACGACCTCGACATCATCTGCGCGGTGCTCAGGTGCGACGTCGGCGAACTGCTGGTGGCCGAGCAGCGCCAGACCTCCGCGTGCAGCGAGACGATCGCAGGGGGGGTGGAATGA
- a CDS encoding bestrophin-like domain: protein MSIYLNGLLWVLSASVAAAVIGYLVRRLGQDEGRPSNNDAAGQVFTIVSGLQAVVLAFVLVTLFDTVGDARDGAYREAQALVSVSWAVDSLPGPVGDEARALSAQYAHTVLDQEWPVMQQGGQVSGLGWAQLDKLRAAVLQAPADGDFQEGRKTDAVTQLGQVYQERHERVTRAFDSGVVAVVWFVLIAGSVVCVLLPNLFGGTRLGPHIVLVSTLAGALALLLFAIFQLQNPFSLGSQIGPDAFQWALARLGRS from the coding sequence ATGAGTATCTACCTCAACGGTTTACTCTGGGTGCTGAGCGCGTCGGTGGCCGCCGCGGTGATCGGCTACCTGGTCCGCCGGCTCGGCCAGGACGAGGGGCGACCGAGCAACAACGATGCGGCGGGCCAGGTCTTCACCATCGTCAGCGGCCTGCAGGCCGTGGTGCTGGCTTTCGTGCTGGTGACCCTGTTCGACACCGTCGGCGATGCGCGGGATGGCGCCTACCGCGAGGCGCAGGCGCTGGTTTCGGTTTCCTGGGCGGTGGATTCGCTGCCCGGCCCGGTAGGCGATGAGGCACGCGCACTCAGCGCGCAGTACGCGCACACGGTCCTTGACCAGGAGTGGCCGGTCATGCAGCAGGGCGGCCAGGTCTCCGGGCTGGGCTGGGCGCAGCTGGACAAGCTCCGCGCCGCGGTGCTGCAGGCTCCCGCCGACGGCGACTTCCAGGAGGGCCGCAAGACCGACGCCGTTACCCAGCTCGGTCAGGTCTACCAGGAGCGGCACGAGCGGGTCACCAGGGCGTTCGACAGCGGCGTGGTGGCAGTGGTGTGGTTCGTGCTGATCGCGGGCAGCGTGGTGTGCGTGCTGCTGCCGAACCTCTTTGGTGGCACCAGATTGGGGCCGCACATCGTGCTGGTGTCCACATTAGCCGGTGCGCTGGCGCTGCTGCTGTTCGCGATCTTCCAGCTGCAGAACCCGTTCAGCCTCGGCTCGCAGATCGGCCCGGACGCGTTCCAGTGGGCACTTGCGCGGCTCGGTCGAAGTTGA
- a CDS encoding DUF6923 family protein yields MAVLAASVAWVSAGAAPGCTVLQVRSTVPGANSTLYRVMLPTAESTRLGQLDYRVNALGYAASQGLVYAMAERGRFGLYTEGIHVVTLGRSGEVRDLGPVRADQRGTPWHPANTATAGAIKGNRWYVQDGNQLYAVDVDPASRTYLSVLSRTAVQSSHWPFALDDFDVDPVDGELYGVSMTFSAAAAIVRIDPDSGRVTKLVDAPGLPPSTYGSVVIGSDRALYVTANEVGGLYRVERDGSVTKLAGVLPMSSSDAAGCLTQAAPMPRPPTPRPPTPRPPAPELPTTPMLAATPPPAPPVQSPVPSATPSTPAPSTPEPRSIRTPPVPPPEPGAYAPPTQEAGIEHSGHDTKEKRRWALATVLLLIGGSAAVRRLGR; encoded by the coding sequence ATGGCGGTATTGGCGGCGTCGGTGGCCTGGGTTTCCGCGGGTGCGGCACCTGGGTGCACGGTGCTCCAGGTCCGCAGTACCGTGCCGGGGGCGAATTCCACGCTGTACCGGGTGATGTTGCCGACGGCGGAAAGCACCCGGCTCGGCCAACTCGATTACCGGGTCAATGCGCTCGGGTACGCCGCTTCGCAGGGCTTGGTGTATGCCATGGCAGAGCGCGGCCGGTTCGGGCTGTATACCGAGGGAATCCACGTGGTGACGCTGGGGCGATCCGGTGAGGTGCGCGACCTGGGGCCGGTGCGGGCCGATCAGCGGGGGACGCCGTGGCATCCGGCGAACACCGCCACGGCCGGTGCCATCAAGGGAAACCGCTGGTATGTGCAGGACGGAAACCAGCTGTACGCGGTCGACGTGGATCCGGCCAGCCGGACCTATCTCAGCGTCCTGTCGAGGACCGCGGTCCAGTCATCGCACTGGCCGTTCGCGCTCGACGACTTCGACGTGGATCCGGTGGACGGCGAGTTGTACGGCGTATCGATGACCTTCTCGGCCGCGGCGGCGATCGTGCGTATCGACCCGGATAGCGGGCGGGTTACCAAGCTGGTGGATGCGCCGGGGTTGCCGCCGAGCACTTACGGGTCGGTGGTGATCGGTTCGGACCGGGCTCTGTACGTCACGGCCAACGAGGTCGGCGGGCTGTATCGGGTCGAACGGGATGGTTCGGTGACGAAGTTGGCCGGCGTCCTGCCGATGTCGAGTTCCGACGCCGCCGGTTGCCTGACCCAGGCCGCCCCGATGCCCCGGCCCCCGACGCCCCGGCCCCCGACGCCCCGGCCCCCGGCGCCCGAGTTGCCGACCACGCCGATGCTGGCGGCGACTCCGCCGCCGGCACCACCCGTCCAAAGCCCGGTGCCCTCGGCGACGCCCAGCACGCCCGCGCCCTCGACGCCAGAGCCGCGCTCCATCCGAACACCGCCGGTGCCACCCCCGGAGCCCGGGGCGTACGCCCCGCCGACTCAGGAGGCGGGCATTGAGCACTCCGGCCATGACACCAAGGAGAAGCGCCGCTGGGCGCTGGCGACGGTGCTGCTGCTGATCGGTGGCAGCGCCGCGGTCCGTCGCCTCGGTCGATGA